The Phycisphaerae bacterium region CCCGGTTGCCAACGAAAACGCTGTTGACCACCGTCGCTTTACCCACAGCCATCAACGCAGCGGCATAATTGGTCGGGCCGTTCCCTAGGAAACGACAGTTCGCGACCCTTGCCTCACCGTCCACACGCAAGCCGCGACTGTTACCCTGAAATACGCAATTAGCGATACTGAGGGCCGCGCTCTGTACCCGCAGACCCGCCCGAACCAGCGTATCATCATACCCCCCACTGATCGTCAAGCCGTCAACCACCGTGGACCAATCACAACCCACAGCTTGCACGACCATGTATGCGTTATCAGTCTTGACGCCAGGATCGCCCAGTTCCCCGCTCAGAATGGTCGTGTTCCTTCGGAAGTCCCGCTGCGAGCGGCTCGTCTCCGTCCCCGCGAACCCCCCGTACACACTCACTCCCCTCACCAACGAAAAGGTCACGGAACGAGGATCTGATGGGGTCGTTCGAACAGAGGGCCTATATGTGCCCGAGGCCACCCAGATCTCATCACCTGGCTGCGCAACCCAAAGTGCCGGTTGCAGATCTGAGAAGGCATCGATCCAACTAGCGCCGTTGTTGGCACCAGTCGCCCCCTCCCAGACGTAGATCGTCACCGCGAACACCTCTGTCCCGGGAACCATGACCGCAGCAAGAGAGGCGAACATGGTCGCCGTCGCCCTACGGGCCACCTGCCCGCGGCCGCCCAGTCGCGTCATAGGATGCACCATCCCGCCTCGCTCCTCGGCGAGTCCTCGTCGGCTCCAGTCTGTTCCTTGCTCATCTCCCACGGCCGACACCAACCCGCTATCTCCACGCCTGGAATGTTCACCTCGCCCTGGCCCTTTGCCAGAGGCACCGCCCGTGCCCGCCAATCGTCCACGGAGTACCTTTGACTCGGGCGGAGCCGTTCTTTCACGAGTCCCTGTCGATTTCTTGCCGGATTCGCCGCAACCGGCTCAGAACGCGCGATTTGGCGATGTACACCGCGTTGGCCGTCAGACCCAGATTCTCCGCAACCTTCTCCGCCGGCCATTCCTCCAGGGCATATAGCTCGAACGCTCGGAACGTGGGTCCGTCCACCTGCCCTCGGACCACGGCCATGCACTCGGCCAGGACCGACCGCTCCCACTCCTCCTCGAACACGTCCGGCCAACTCACCTCGTCAGCCACCGCAGCCAGGAAACCGGTGGCGTCCGAAGGATCGATCACCTGCACTTCCGCCCGGAGCTTGCGCCGCCGGGCTTCGTGGATCTTGTTGGCCGCGATCCCCTGCACCCAGGCCCGCAATCGCCCCTTGGCGGGGTCATAGCGTCCCTCGCGCAGACTCTCCAGACAGGCGGCCATGACCTCCTGAAAAACATCACTCGCGTCCTGCTCGGCGAACCCCGCCCGGCGGATGACGGCCAGCAGCACCGGCTCGCAGCGGCCATAGAATCGCCGCCAGGCATCCTCGCCCGTCGATCGAGCGATCGCCTCCAACAGCACCGTACTGGTCCGGGCTGACGACACGACCGGCCAACCCCCACCCACAAGCCACCCCACAGACAGATCTGCGAGCAAGACCAGTATACCCGAAGGCGGCTACGATGAGGATGGAATAATTGCCAACCCACAGCGAGGCCCCATAAGATCGCCTTCGGCCTTCAAGCACGCCCGGATGGGCATCCGTCCACAAGAGTCTCTATATGCCGCCGCCCGCGTGCGGGCTGGGCCGCCGAGCCAATGGGGTGAGCAGGCTGGCCGATCACGGGCTCTGCTGGGTGTCGCTCCTCATCATTGTGGCGACATCGCACGGTGGACGTTGTTGCCGTCATTCCCCGTCCGTCTGTTCCTTCCACCTGCGGCGCGATCGCTCCCCGAAGGACTCGGGGCACTTCGGCTTGTGACCTGCCACGATCTTCTCGAACTCGGCCATGGAACCCTGTTTGCGAGCATGATCACGTCGGATCTGAGCGACGATCAACTGCCATTCAGCCTCTCGGGCGAGCTTCTCATACAGTCGCTTGGCTATACGAAGGTGCTCGCCATTACCTGGTCCGTAATGCGTTTGAGTCGTTTCTGAGCCGTTTCTGAGCCGTTTGAGTCGTTCCTGAAGCGTTGAGCACGTAGTCGGTTGCCCGGCCGGTCTTTCCGCGGCGAAGGAGGACCTCCCTGCTCACGAGTTCGTCCAGCAGCCGAATGACCGTCGCTCTTGAGACCCTCAGGAGCTTCTGTACCGCTCGATTCGTGGTCACACCTTGCTTTCTGACGGCTCGAACAACCTGCAGTTGCGCCTCGGTCAAGCCTAATGACTGAAGACGATCCTCGCTAAACCGATCCTTGCAGAACATCACCAGGAATCCGCCGGCCTCCTCCCGGAACTCCGGTTCAGGCAACCCCTGTTCGCAGCAGAGGCGACGCATGCGGCCAATGCCCGTACCGGTCAAACAGACCTTCACGAAAAGACAGTGATCGCTTCGCTCAGCGACCGCAGCCTGAGTCGGCCGGAATACCGGCCCCGCTGAAACACCGCTGGAAAACGCCGAAGTCGATCTGGTCGACGTCGTTGTCGCCATCGAAGTTGGCTTTGCCGCAATCACCGGTATGTGGAACGGCGGGTCCGGAATAGCACGACTGGAACGTGTTGAGATCATCCAGGCTCACGTCACCGTCGCGGTCGAAGTCGCCGGAGATTACCGCCGGGCAGCCGTTGGCATCGACGTTCGCGCCCGGAATTGTGTTTGCGCACTGATCCTGCCCGTCGCACACACCGTCGCGATCGGCGTCACCGTCGGAACACAGAGGAATCACATTGGCCGGGTTGGCCAGCGTGCCATTGTTGATCAGGGTGCGGTAGTAGACTCGGCACGCGGGGTTGACCAACCTGGCGCCGCTGTCGGCCTGCAGCGTGTCCACATACACCGCCTCAGCACTGGCCTGGCCTTGGCCGTCGTTGTCGTGCAGGTCCGCGACGTGAACGATGGTGTCACCCGGACCGATGTGCAGCACCATGATCGGGAAATGACCCGCCTTTGTACGATCCAGGCCGGTCGGATCGCGTCCCACATCGCGGCTCATGGCCTCCAACGCCTGGGGATGCACTGCCCCGCGCATCTGGAGCATTGCCTGAGACATGTCGTAGTTCTGGCTGCTGGCGATCGCAAGGTCATAATCGCCGGTCACGCTCAATCGCCAAGGGCCGGGCATCCGTAGCGAGGCGGCCGGTCCGACAGACAAGCTCGCGACGACATCCAACGCGCCCTCCGACCCGGAGAACTGGCCGACGATCGCGCCGTTGTTTGTGAGGTTCCCCACCAGCGTGGTCGTGCCGATCTGCAAGTAGATCGAACCGTCGGGTTCGTTGGTTATGTCGCCGACCCACGTGGTCGTACCGGTGATCACGAGATTTCCGCTGTTGGAGAGGTCGCTGTAGAACTCACCGTAGCCGGTGACCTGGCCGCTCGCGGTGACGGTGAGCACATCGGCCAGGAAGGTCACGCCGGGCAGGTTCATCGCGGCCGACGTGCTGGCCGGCCCAAGGTAGACGCTGGCTCCGCTGGTGGCCGTGAACTGGCCATGATTCGTGAAGAGATCCAGGGCGCTCAGTATGCCCTTGGACATGATGGTCATGTTGCCGCTGTTGGTAACCGCCCCGCTCACGCTCAAGGTGGCGTTGGCTTCGATGGCCGTGTTGCCCTTGAGCGTGAAGCCACCCGGTGCGGCCATATCCAGATTGGAGCCAAGCCGGGCTCGCAAGGTCGCGCCGCTCTCGAGCAGGACTTCGCCCGCATCCACCTGGGCGACGGCGTTGGAAAGGCTGCGCAGCAGGCCACGAATCGTGAGTCGCTTGCCGGGCGCGGTCGCCAGGGCGGCACTGTTCGTCAGGTCGATGGTCCCACCGACTGGCTGGGTGATGAGATCATCGCTACGGAGCAACAGGGCCTTGTTGCCGAAGTTGATCGACGGGGCTTGGGTAAATGCCAATGACGTGCCCAGCATTTCTTGCCCGTTGATCGCAGCGGTGATGGCCGCCGGGATCGTCGGATATGCGACACCGGTGGTAACATTCAGGACGTTGACCGTCTCGCAGGAATCGAGCATGCCGTTGAGATCGAGGTCGTTGGCTTCCGGGCCGAGCGGCGGGACTTCGCACTCGTCGGGCTGGCCGTTGCCGTTGCAGTCGGGGCTTGTGTCGGCGGCGATGTCACAGGAATCGAGCGCGCCGTTGGAATTGCAGTCGGTAGCGGTTCCGGCCGTGATCTCGCACTCATCCGGCCGGCCGTTGGCATTGCAGTCCCGGCTGGTGCTCTCAGCGATATCCACGGAATCGGGCACGGCATTGGTGTTACAGTCCGCGAAGTACTCGTAGGCGCCCATGTCCACGACGGCCGCGCCGTCGCCGTTGCCGTCCATGATCCGCGTCCAGCCGTCCAGATCCGTGGTGAGATCCGCAGACACGGCCGAGTTGTCGCCGACGTCGATGCAGGGCGAGGTGCTCTGCAGTAGGCCCGGCGAAAGCTCTGGGCACTTCGTACGCAAGCCATACGCAAGTTTTCAGGCGGCCGAGGCCCGGATCCGGGTCGGCTTCGGCTTGTCTCGAGGTTGGCTGGCAGTTGCACCCTTGATTTTGACACGAAAAACGCCCCTCAGGGCTTGTTCTGAGGGGCGTCTGAAGTCGCTTTCGGGTTTAGTAAACCGCAGGTCGCCGGTTCGAATCCGGCCGGTGGCTTTGCACGAACATATGTAAACCACTACACAGGAACAACTTGCGTCTGTGCTACACAGGAACCTAACGCCGCCCGCGGTCCCACACGCAGTTCTTACGCAACTCGCGCGCGAGCACGCATCTCGAGGAACGTCGATATTGGCCCGAGAAGCGGGTTTGATGCCATCGCAACCATGAACGCGGATCGAAACAGACCGCAGCTCATGTTGACATTCCACCTGCGCCCTCGGTCCGACGTCGGATCCGAAGCCGAATGCTCTTGCATCAGCCAACGGGCCAACGCGCCGGTTGCCTCGCAGGCCCGATCCTCCCGCTCCGTGGACGTGACCAGCCCGTTCTGGCCATACCGGCCAAACATCTGGTCAAACGCCTCATCCGCCCGGGCGCGAGACTCCTCCCGAAGCTTGGCCAACTCCGCTGCCGATCCCTTCTCGACCATCGCCAATCCTCCGTGACCTGCCGTTCGCGTCGCCCGCATCCTGCCGGCGACTCGTCCCATAAGGCCATGCACCCCGCGCAGCTTTTGCTGTTGACAAAGTCAATACGACTAGACACACTCGACGATATCTAGCGCAACACACAAAAGGAGGTAACGCGATGTTCGCAACTCCGTTCCTCAGATCCAGGTCTTCACACAGAAGCAGTCGAGAGATGAACCCCCCCCACCCCCGGGGCCACGCCGCCGCCCGCCGCGGACTCAAATGTCCTATCAGTGAGTGGTTCGCCGGGAGGTCTGCATGCGGACAGTGCGCCTTCACGCTAATCGAAGTGCTGGTGGTCGTAGCGATCATCGCGCTGTTGCTGTCGATCCTCCTGCCGTCGTTGCATCGCGCCCGCGAGCAAGGCAAGCAGGCCGTGTGCCTGGCGAACCAGCACACGCTGGCGCTGGCGTTCGTGCAGTACGCGGCCGAATTCCGCGACGCGATCGTGCCGTCGTTCACCGACCAGTACAGTTGGGTGGACTGGCCGAAGTTGCCAAACGGCCGCTACCTGACCGAGGACGAGCTGCAGCGCGCCACCGACGTCGAGGCGCACAAGCGGGCGATCCGCGACGGCAAGCTCTATCGGTATACGAAAGCGGTGGAGGTCTATCACTGCCCGTCGGACGGGCGCGACAGGCGGGTCTCTGTCGGCGGGGCGCTCGCGTACGTGACGTATTCGATGCTCAACTGCATGAACGGCGACAACGAGTGGGAGCGCGTGATCGGCGGCACGCGCGTCACCAAGCTCACCTCGGCGATCCGCCGGCCGGGCGACAAGATCGTGTTCGTCGAAGAGTCCGATCCGCGCGGGCTGAACATGGGCTCGTGGGTCATGTACCTGAACCACGAGGAGTGGATCGACCCGCTGACCGTCTGGCACCACGGCTGCAGCACGCTCGGGTTTGCCGATGGCCATGCATTCGTACGCCGCTGGCTTGATCCGCGCACGGTGAAGATGAGCCAGCAGCAGCAGTTCTACCAGCAAGCCCAGAACAACGCCGACTGGCGATACATGAAACGGTCGTGGACGGTCGCGCGGTAGCCGGCGGAGAGCTATGAATGAGGGGATGGGGGATGCCGGGCTTTCCGCGGGCGGCGTAGAAAACGGGACAGACAGGTCCGCTTTCTGGTCTGACAGCCGTTCGCCACAGCGGTACCGAACGGCGCATCGTCTCCAAATCGTTCCGGCGCCCCCCCTCGCGCAAGAATCAATCAGCAGGTCCGGATGCCGGCGGAGCGCCCTCGAGCTTGGCTGCTACCCATCGACGAACCTCAGCCATCTCGTCAGGCGTCACGGTTCCAGGTAGCCCAAGACTGGACGCCGCCAACCCCAGCAATAGCGTTGTCATGACGAGGAATCTCCGGCTTCAATCCTACTTCACCAGTCGCCAGCCGGAAGCGTCAACGGCCAGTGCGGTGTGGCCCTTGTACCGAGCGTACAACCTGTGCATTTCCTTGATGGTGTCGAAGTAGCCTACCACGTGGGCTGCGCTAAAGGAACCGCCGGCTTTTACGGGCTTGCCATGGATCTCCTCGATCATGACGATGATTCCGCCGGGGCGTTGGCTGCACCACGCCTCATAGACGACGGCGGGGGAAAGTGTCAGACCCGCCAGCCAGGGGCCGTCTTCACCCGTTTTCTTGTCCCGCAAGTGGTACGCGCGAATGAAATGCTCCGGCGTCTTGTGGGTGTCGCGTCGGTAGCCGAACTTCAGGTCGGGTGGAAACGGGGTGAAAAACTCGCTGGCTGGGATGCGAACACCCTTTGGACTGCTCAGGTAACTGAGGTAGACTTCGCTGAAGGTGTCGCCTTTCTCGTGGCGGATGCAGCCCGGCGTGTCGTTGCGCAGGAACATCTCATCCGAATCGTTCACGCTGTCGATCTGATCCATCAGGACGAAATACCGCTCTCCCCTGGGGAACACGATCAGTTGCGTCCACCGCGACCCTGCGTTGTGGCCAGGGGCGGCATATTCGTACTTGTAGGTCGTCTTCACCGCGACGAAATCGCTGCCCCGGATGACCTCCGGCTGCACCGGTTTCATTCGGTGGCAGAGCTGCGGGCCCTCGACCATACGCTTGCGATGGCTGCTGCCGTGGGCCATGAGGGCGTATTCCCGTCGCGCCGGGTCGGTCTCGTTCTCGTACCAGGTGTAACGGCCCACGCCGTGTCCGTCCGGTGCCAGGACCTTCTCGCTCCAGGCCTCGTCGCTGCCTGCCTCCATGAGCCAGTCAACGACCATCAGCCCGTCGCCGACTTCGCGGAAGCCCGTGGCCTTATCGAGAAACGATCCCTTTTCGATGCCGGTCATCCACTGCTTGGGGTCTTTCTTGGGAATGACGGCTTCGAGTTTGTCGGTTTCGATCTTGATGGCGCAGTCGTCCTCGGTCACACGCACCCATTCGGTGTCTTTCGTCGGCTGCCCTAGGACGGATCCGGAAACCGCGACCGCCACAAGCCAGCAGGACGATGGCAAGGATCTCTGAGTCATGAAGGTTCGGGAGAGTCTCATGCGGCGTCCTCAAGTTGAAGCGACCGTGACGAGCGAAGATTGGGTCAGCAATGCAGGCATTGTACGATACGGTGCCTGCTGGCGGCAAGTTGCCTTAAGTCGGTGACTCGCCGGCACTCTGCGGCCGAACGAGTAACATGGGCCGGGTGGCCTGCAGGCAGGAGAGCCAGACGAGAACGAATCCGGGGGAGAACCTGCGCGCGGCACGAGCGCTACGGCGCGGACGGCGTTTCCGCCAGAGACCGAGATCACGGGGAGCCCGGTGGGGCCGGGCGTCGGCGGGCAAGCTCAGCGATCGTATCGTCTGACAGGGCAACTCGGTAGAACCCGAGGTCGGCCAGACGGCCGCGGAAGTAGTCGTGTGAGCCTATGCCAATCCGCAAGGGCGCACCGTTGCTCAAATCGAGATCACCAGGCTTGAAGGACCGGGAGCGAGTGACGAGCAAGCCATCGACATAGAGGCGAAGCTGGCTGTCGTCGCGCACGGCGGCGACGTGGTGCCAATCGGGAGGAAATTCGTGGTCGCAGGTCACGTTGCAGCCGGCTTCGAACGACCAGACGTGCCCGGAAGGCATCGTGCCGGCGAACAGCTTGCCCTTGTAGACGGCCATCGACCAGACACGGCGATATCGGATGTCAGGCGTAGAATCGAGCCAGCCGATTTCTGTCCACGTCGTGCCCCCGTCATGGCGATAGACCTTGGCCAGCGGCAGCGAGCCGGCGTACAGCTTGCCGTTGTAAACGACCATCGCCATCGTCTCGTTCTCCTCTCCGAGCCGGCCCTGATAGGCCCATCGGTCACTCTGGTCAAGGCGATAGACGGTCGCTTTGGGCCACGTGGCGAGCCAGAGATGTCCTTCGTACGGCATGAAGGCGTATGTCTGCATGGTCTCAGGTGGAGCGCCCAGATCCTGCCAGCCGCGTGAGGGGTGCCAGCGGGCAACTCGACCGGGTCCGTCGTAGGAGGTCG contains the following coding sequences:
- a CDS encoding sigma-70 family RNA polymerase sigma factor; translated protein: MSSARTSTVLLEAIARSTGEDAWRRFYGRCEPVLLAVIRRAGFAEQDASDVFQEVMAACLESLREGRYDPAKGRLRAWVQGIAANKIHEARRRKLRAEVQVIDPSDATGFLAAVADEVSWPDVFEEEWERSVLAECMAVVRGQVDGPTFRAFELYALEEWPAEKVAENLGLTANAVYIAKSRVLSRLRRIRQEIDRDS